The following proteins are encoded in a genomic region of Alphaproteobacteria bacterium:
- a CDS encoding ion transporter — MRIQIDNVREKLQKILESRSMHWVIGVITMINVAVLAIDTTPSLRASLSEFLEFVHLSVLWFFAFELALRIFAFGWKYFTVGWNIFDFIIVLASFAPLNEGISAVRALRIYPSYMIFRAFSHKLCQV; from the coding sequence ATGCGCATTCAGATAGATAATGTTCGTGAAAAACTTCAAAAAATACTTGAAAGTCGGTCAATGCATTGGGTCATTGGTGTAATAACGATGATCAACGTGGCGGTACTTGCTATCGATACAACCCCCAGCCTTAGGGCATCTTTATCCGAATTTTTAGAATTTGTTCACTTGTCTGTATTATGGTTTTTCGCTTTCGAGCTTGCGTTACGCATTTTTGCATTTGGCTGGAAATATTTTACTGTTGGCTGGAATATTTTCGATTTTATCATTGTTTTGGCTTCGTTTGCTCCTCTTAATGAGGGGATATCTGCTGTGCGAGCTTTGCGAATATACCCCTCTTACATGATTTTCCGTGCATTCTCTCATAAACTATGTCAAGTATAG